From a region of the Streptococcus ruminantium genome:
- a CDS encoding ABC transporter ATP-binding protein: MSSIQAEAIQVAYDNRTIIDSLSATIPTGKITTIIGANGCGKSTLLKALTRILPVKKGAVYLDGHVIAQLPTKEVAKKLALLPQILEATEEISVYELVSYGRFPHQNGLGHLSDQDREKINWAMEVTQITSYARLPVNDLSGGQRQRVWIAMALAQDTDTIFLDEPTTYLDLNHQLEVLELLRNLNQTRQKTIVMVLHDVNLSARFSDYMIAMKDGTIYRHGSVSDVMTADILGEIFKIEAQLIQDPKQQYPILLTYDLKYN, translated from the coding sequence GTGTCTTCTATTCAAGCTGAAGCTATCCAAGTAGCTTATGACAATCGAACAATCATTGATAGTTTGTCAGCCACTATTCCGACAGGAAAAATAACCACGATTATCGGTGCTAATGGTTGCGGAAAATCAACCTTGCTCAAAGCATTGACAAGGATTCTCCCCGTGAAAAAAGGAGCTGTCTATCTGGATGGGCATGTCATTGCTCAACTTCCTACCAAAGAGGTAGCCAAAAAACTAGCCCTTCTACCTCAAATATTAGAAGCAACGGAAGAAATTTCTGTCTATGAGCTAGTTTCTTACGGTCGTTTTCCTCATCAAAATGGGTTGGGGCACCTTTCTGATCAAGATAGAGAAAAAATTAATTGGGCGATGGAAGTGACCCAAATCACTTCCTATGCCCGACTACCTGTCAATGATTTGTCCGGTGGACAACGGCAACGGGTTTGGATTGCTATGGCCTTGGCTCAAGATACTGATACTATCTTTCTTGACGAACCCACTACTTATCTAGATCTTAATCATCAGTTGGAAGTGTTGGAACTCCTGAGAAATCTCAATCAAACACGACAGAAAACGATCGTCATGGTTCTCCATGATGTCAATTTATCAGCTCGTTTTTCAGACTATATGATTGCTATGAAAGACGGAACGATTTATCGCCATGGTTCTGTTTCTGATGTTATGACAGCAGATATTCTTGGGGAAATATTTAAGATTGAAGCCCAATTGATACAAGATCCAAAACAACAGTATCCTATTTTACTAACTTATGATTTAAAATACAATTAA
- a CDS encoding FecCD family ABC transporter permease, with protein sequence MKQEEYLLYHSTKPKKIWLVFFIISSLFLVGAYCGLRFGTVSYSHDQLMEVLQNPMTDSNIQDVIVDLRMPRILAAILVGAAMAQAGAMMQGITRNAIADPGLLGINAGAGLALVIAYAIMGSLHYSQILFICLLGSFLAAVLVFGLSYQAQKGYNQLRLILSGAMVASLFSAIGQAITIYFDLSTAVIGWQAGGLVQVNWKMLTIIAPFIILGLILAQLFSHQLTILSLNETVAKTLGQRTLLITFVLLGIVLLLSAAAVALVGALSFIGLIIPHFIRMFTGKNYQLLLPLTALAGAGFLIWVDLICRSINPPVETPISAVISIIGLPCFLWLIRKGKHL encoded by the coding sequence ATGAAGCAAGAAGAATATCTTCTTTATCACTCAACAAAGCCAAAGAAAATTTGGCTTGTTTTTTTCATCATTAGCTCACTGTTTCTGGTGGGAGCTTACTGCGGTTTACGGTTTGGTACTGTCTCTTACAGTCACGACCAACTGATGGAGGTTCTCCAAAACCCTATGACTGATTCCAATATCCAAGATGTCATTGTGGACCTACGAATGCCGAGAATATTGGCTGCCATTTTAGTCGGAGCAGCTATGGCTCAGGCAGGAGCAATGATGCAAGGAATCACTCGCAACGCTATTGCTGATCCTGGTTTGCTGGGAATCAACGCAGGAGCAGGTCTAGCTCTTGTCATTGCCTATGCAATCATGGGAAGTCTGCATTATAGCCAGATTTTATTCATTTGCTTATTAGGATCATTCCTAGCAGCTGTCTTAGTTTTTGGTCTCTCTTATCAGGCTCAAAAAGGCTATAATCAGTTGCGTCTAATCCTCTCTGGGGCTATGGTAGCAAGCCTCTTTTCAGCAATTGGACAAGCCATCACCATTTATTTTGATCTGTCTACTGCAGTTATCGGCTGGCAAGCAGGAGGATTGGTTCAAGTCAATTGGAAAATGTTAACAATTATCGCTCCTTTCATCATCTTGGGACTAATTTTAGCTCAGCTTTTTTCCCATCAGTTGACGATTCTTAGCCTCAATGAAACCGTTGCAAAGACTCTGGGACAGCGAACTCTGTTGATAACGTTTGTCTTACTGGGCATTGTGTTGCTACTGTCAGCCGCTGCAGTAGCTTTGGTAGGAGCACTTTCCTTTATTGGTCTTATTATCCCACATTTTATACGGATGTTTACAGGAAAGAACTATCAACTTCTACTACCTTTGACTGCACTTGCAGGAGCTGGCTTTCTTATCTGGGTAGACCTCATCTGCCGCTCTATCAACCCTCCTGTTGAAACTCCCATCAGCGCTGTTATTAGTATCATCGGTCTACCTTGCTTTCTATGGTTAATCCGAAAGGGGAAACACTTATGA
- a CDS encoding glucosamine-6-phosphate deaminase: MKIHIVKNQAEGAIVALNLLREKLANGAKVLGLATGSSPLEFYRLIRESELDFSDVTSVNLDEYVGLDENSDQSYVHFMKENLFNAKPFKQSYLPNGLAEDVAAEAARYNQILSENPVDFQILGIGRNGHIGFNEPGASFDGQTHLVDLAPSTIEANSRFFQTADEVPKQAISMGIANIMAAKTIVLMAYGSEKAGAIKATVEGPVTEEVPASILQKHEDVVLIIDEDAASKFD, from the coding sequence ATGAAAATTCATATTGTAAAAAATCAAGCAGAGGGGGCAATAGTTGCTTTAAACCTCTTGAGAGAAAAATTAGCGAATGGAGCAAAGGTTCTGGGGTTAGCGACAGGTTCCAGTCCATTGGAATTTTACAGATTGATTCGAGAGTCCGAACTAGATTTTTCAGATGTGACTTCTGTGAATTTAGATGAATATGTTGGTTTAGATGAGAACAGTGACCAATCCTATGTCCACTTCATGAAGGAAAATTTATTCAATGCCAAGCCCTTCAAGCAGTCTTATTTGCCCAATGGACTGGCAGAGGATGTAGCAGCAGAAGCCGCGCGTTACAATCAAATCTTGTCAGAAAATCCGGTTGATTTCCAGATTTTGGGGATTGGTCGCAATGGGCATATCGGTTTTAACGAACCAGGCGCTTCATTTGATGGACAAACACATTTAGTTGATTTAGCACCATCCACTATTGAAGCTAATAGTCGCTTCTTTCAAACAGCAGATGAGGTACCAAAACAAGCGATTTCTATGGGAATTGCTAATATCATGGCAGCTAAAACCATTGTCCTTATGGCCTATGGTTCTGAAAAAGCTGGCGCAATTAAGGCGACCGTGGAGGGACCTGTAACGGAAGAGGTTCCAGCTAGTATTCTTCAAAAGCACGAAGATGTGGTTCTAATTATTGATGAAGACGCAGCTAGTAAGTTTGATTAA
- the dltD gene encoding D-alanyl-lipoteichoic acid biosynthesis protein DltD, translating to MHKRLWHILGPIFCAHLLVVVVVLFFPNSYRSTIEEEKKDAVALSSISFKSRHKKNRALSNPEHRFVPFFGSSEWLRFDSMHPSVLASAYQRSYTPYLLGQRGASSLTQYFGMQQMRSHLKDSQAIYIISPQWFSRRGEGSDAFEQYFSSDQAISFLQTNVGDDYEQYAAKRFLELKSSCSLTHMLQKVANKEKLTDFDRLQLQWQGYFLDRQDALFSRFPDTGSNLELVKSKAAKLPKTFSYDRLVDVANSEGRRATQSNDFQIDDTFYKNRLKSRIQKFKHSQTKLSYLQSPEYNDLQLVLNEFAKYRTNVLFVIPPVNGRWMNYTGLNKDMYQATVAKIKHQLTSQGFSHIADLSEQGNVDYFMQDTIHIGWRGWLELDRYINPFLTEKQPPVHYHINKAFLTPEWAKYKGKVEQFLK from the coding sequence ATGCATAAGCGGTTGTGGCATATTTTAGGGCCAATCTTTTGCGCGCACCTTTTAGTAGTGGTTGTCGTATTATTTTTCCCAAATTCCTATCGTTCTACTATTGAAGAGGAGAAGAAGGATGCAGTTGCTTTGTCCAGTATCAGTTTTAAAAGCAGACACAAGAAAAATAGAGCTTTGAGTAATCCGGAGCACCGTTTCGTTCCCTTTTTTGGATCAAGCGAATGGTTGCGGTTTGATAGCATGCATCCGTCAGTTTTAGCAAGTGCCTACCAGCGGAGCTATACTCCTTATTTGCTGGGTCAGCGAGGGGCATCCTCTCTTACCCAATACTTTGGTATGCAGCAGATGAGATCTCACCTGAAAGACAGTCAGGCAATCTATATCATTTCTCCGCAGTGGTTTTCGCGTAGGGGAGAAGGTTCAGACGCCTTTGAACAATATTTTAGTAGCGATCAAGCGATTTCCTTTTTACAAACAAATGTAGGCGATGACTATGAACAATATGCAGCTAAACGCTTCTTAGAGCTCAAATCTAGTTGCAGCCTGACTCATATGCTTCAAAAGGTAGCGAATAAAGAAAAGCTAACAGACTTTGATCGGTTGCAGCTACAATGGCAAGGTTATTTTTTAGATAGGCAGGATGCCTTATTTAGCCGCTTTCCTGATACAGGCAGTAATCTTGAGCTGGTCAAGAGTAAGGCTGCGAAACTTCCCAAGACATTTTCCTATGATCGTTTAGTGGATGTGGCTAATAGTGAAGGAAGACGTGCGACTCAATCCAATGATTTTCAAATTGATGATACTTTTTATAAGAATCGTTTGAAATCAAGAATACAAAAGTTTAAGCACTCACAGACTAAACTATCTTATTTACAGTCTCCGGAGTATAATGATCTCCAGTTGGTCTTGAATGAATTTGCAAAGTATAGGACGAATGTGTTGTTTGTCATTCCCCCTGTCAACGGGCGTTGGATGAACTATACAGGCCTGAATAAGGATATGTATCAAGCAACGGTAGCTAAGATTAAGCACCAATTAACTAGCCAGGGTTTCAGTCATATTGCTGATTTGTCGGAGCAGGGGAATGTGGATTATTTCATGCAGGATACGATTCATATTGGTTGGCGAGGTTGGCTCGAGCTTGACCGTTACATCAATCCCTTCCTCACCGAGAAACAGCCACCTGTTCACTACCATATAAACAAGGCCTTTTTGACTCCTGAGTGGGCCAAATATAAGGGAAAGGTAGAGCAATTTTTGAAATAA
- a CDS encoding teichoic acid D-Ala incorporation-associated protein DltX, translating into MENVITKHPVLIFVGRMLFYFFILLVLLYLYSYLDIGQGSFIYNEF; encoded by the coding sequence ATGGAAAATGTAATAACCAAACATCCAGTTTTGATATTTGTTGGTAGGATGTTGTTCTATTTTTTTATATTATTGGTGCTCTTGTATTTATACAGCTATTTGGATATAGGACAGGGTAGTTTTATCTATAATGAATTTTAA
- the dltA gene encoding D-alanine--poly(phosphoribitol) ligase subunit DltA, with protein sequence MIQSMLERIEYFAQETPDYPVYHYLGQTYSYGDLKADSDSLAAYIDGLDLPPKSPVIVFGGQEYHMLATFVGLTKAGHPYIPVDSHSALDRIEAIIEIAEPSMVFAVTDFPLGTSLPVVGLSELKEIVQNKTPYRLTHPVEGDEIYYIIFTSGTTGKPKGVQISHRNLLSFTNWMVTDKEFAVPERPQMLAQPPYSFDLSVMYWAPTLAMGGTLFALPKELTLDFKTLFETIQALPFKIWTSTPSFVDMALLSREFDSQHLPELTHFYFDGEELTVKTAQKLRERFPNAVIVNAYGPTEATVALSAVSITNEMLATCKRLPIGYTKPDSPTFILGEDGKVVPNGQQGEIIVSGPAVSKGYLNNPERTEAAFFKFEGLQAYHTGDLGMMTDEGLLLYGGRMDFQIKYNGYRIELEEVGQHLNKSSLVEAAVAVPRYNADHKVQNLLAYVVPKAGVMEQFSRELELTKAIKRELTDRMMDYMMPSKFIYRDSLPLTANGKIDIKGLISEVNAQ encoded by the coding sequence ATGATTCAAAGTATGTTAGAAAGAATAGAGTATTTTGCCCAAGAAACCCCTGACTATCCTGTTTATCATTATCTGGGGCAAACTTATAGCTATGGAGATTTGAAGGCAGATTCCGATTCCTTAGCAGCTTATATCGATGGTTTAGACTTGCCACCAAAATCTCCTGTTATCGTCTTTGGTGGTCAAGAATACCATATGTTGGCTACTTTTGTCGGCTTGACAAAGGCAGGTCATCCCTATATACCTGTGGATAGTCACTCAGCTCTCGATAGGATTGAAGCGATTATAGAAATAGCAGAGCCTAGCATGGTATTTGCGGTGACCGATTTTCCTCTAGGGACTAGTTTGCCGGTCGTTGGTTTGTCTGAATTGAAAGAGATAGTTCAGAATAAAACACCTTACCGCTTGACTCATCCCGTAGAAGGAGATGAGATTTACTATATCATCTTTACATCTGGAACGACTGGAAAGCCTAAGGGAGTGCAGATTTCCCATCGTAATCTTCTTAGCTTTACTAATTGGATGGTAACAGATAAGGAGTTTGCAGTGCCGGAACGGCCACAAATGCTAGCTCAGCCGCCTTATTCATTTGATTTGTCAGTCATGTATTGGGCACCGACTCTTGCTATGGGTGGGACCTTATTTGCCCTTCCAAAGGAATTGACCTTAGATTTTAAGACCTTGTTTGAAACGATCCAAGCCTTACCATTTAAGATTTGGACCTCAACGCCGTCATTTGTGGACATGGCTTTGCTGTCTCGTGAGTTTGATAGTCAGCATCTGCCAGAGTTGACGCATTTTTATTTTGATGGTGAGGAATTGACAGTAAAAACTGCTCAGAAGCTCCGCGAACGTTTTCCAAATGCTGTTATTGTCAATGCCTATGGTCCTACCGAGGCTACAGTCGCCTTATCGGCAGTTTCTATTACTAATGAAATGTTAGCTACCTGCAAACGTCTACCGATTGGTTATACCAAACCAGACTCGCCGACTTTTATTTTGGGAGAGGACGGTAAAGTAGTGCCGAATGGACAGCAGGGAGAGATTATTGTATCCGGTCCAGCAGTGTCAAAAGGTTATTTAAACAATCCAGAGCGGACAGAGGCTGCCTTTTTCAAATTTGAAGGGCTTCAGGCTTATCATACTGGTGATTTGGGGATGATGACAGACGAGGGACTCTTGCTCTATGGTGGGCGTATGGACTTTCAAATCAAGTACAATGGCTATCGTATTGAGCTAGAGGAAGTGGGTCAACATCTGAACAAATCCAGTCTAGTTGAGGCTGCAGTGGCAGTTCCGCGCTATAACGCAGATCATAAAGTACAAAATCTCTTGGCCTATGTAGTTCCCAAAGCTGGGGTTATGGAGCAGTTTTCTAGGGAATTGGAGTTGACCAAGGCTATTAAGCGGGAGTTGACAGATCGAATGATGGATTACATGATGCCATCTAAGTTTATCTACCGTGATAGTCTACCACTGACCGCCAATGGTAAGATTGATATTAAGGGATTGATCAGTGAGGTAAATGCCCAATGA
- a CDS encoding FecCD family ABC transporter permease translates to MMRKKHLLRAFSLLIALLLVGCLVSLSIGYANSSFSDILDVITGRANSSTLLIISRIRFPRILASIIGGSSLALAGLLLQTLTRNPLADSGILGINTGAGLVVAILVGMSSKISPIFLAFTPLFAMFGGGLTIFLVYWIARKKFYGIQPTSLIITGVGISSMLAGIMVSIISRLDDFKMKYIVQWLSGRVNGGDWATLATYSPLLILVWLLAFSRSRPLNIMNLNDQTAMALGLHLQRERLITLSLATALAALSVILVGNITFVGLIAGHITRYWLGNDHRITIPASMLTGSLILLLADTIGRVLLVGTDIPTGLVVTAIGAPYFLWLLKNMTRSS, encoded by the coding sequence ATGATGAGAAAAAAACATCTTCTAAGAGCTTTCTCTCTCCTTATAGCCCTACTTCTGGTCGGCTGCCTAGTTTCTCTGTCTATCGGCTATGCCAATTCATCTTTTTCAGATATTTTAGATGTAATAACTGGACGAGCAAATTCTTCTACTTTACTTATTATTAGCCGGATTCGCTTTCCTCGCATTTTAGCTTCCATAATTGGCGGTTCTTCTTTAGCCTTGGCTGGCTTGCTCCTGCAAACCCTAACTCGTAATCCTCTAGCAGATTCAGGTATTTTGGGTATCAATACCGGAGCTGGGTTAGTTGTAGCTATTCTGGTGGGTATGTCTTCAAAAATAAGTCCTATCTTTCTAGCCTTTACTCCTTTATTTGCCATGTTTGGTGGTGGGTTAACAATTTTTCTAGTCTACTGGATTGCTCGTAAAAAGTTCTACGGTATCCAACCAACAAGTTTGATTATCACAGGAGTGGGGATCTCAAGTATGTTGGCAGGTATCATGGTCAGTATTATCAGCCGGCTAGATGACTTCAAGATGAAATATATTGTTCAATGGCTGAGTGGCAGGGTTAACGGTGGGGACTGGGCAACGCTAGCTACCTATTCTCCACTTCTGATTTTGGTTTGGTTATTAGCCTTTAGTCGGAGTCGCCCACTCAACATTATGAACCTCAATGATCAGACAGCTATGGCTTTAGGCCTACATCTTCAAAGGGAAAGGCTCATAACTTTAAGTTTGGCTACTGCTCTGGCAGCCCTTAGTGTGATCCTGGTTGGAAATATCACTTTTGTTGGTCTCATCGCTGGTCATATCACTCGCTATTGGCTAGGTAACGATCACCGCATAACCATTCCAGCCAGCATGCTGACAGGTAGCCTCATTCTACTTCTAGCAGATACAATTGGGCGCGTCCTTCTAGTCGGAACAGACATTCCAACTGGCTTGGTTGTCACTGCTATCGGTGCTCCTTATTTCCTTTGGTTATTAAAAAACATGACTAGGTCATCCTAG
- a CDS encoding ABC transporter substrate-binding protein translates to MKKILTYFSLFVTLIFLTACSTAQNSDKVELSSMPKIEGITYHGNIPKNPKKVVNFAYSYTGYLLQLGIDVSSYSLDLEKNSPAFGEQLKKAVRLTAADTEAIAAQKPDLILVFSGNENLKTLKEIAPVIEITYGKSDYLKMLTDIGQIFDKEKEAQTWLDQWNKKVASAKNELSGLIDPKTTFTVMDFYDKNIYLYGNNFGRGGELVYKALGFAAPTKVQEDIINKDGWFGVSQEALPNYIGDYALVNVNDKTREAAASLKESDIWKKLPAVQAGHVIEIDYNLFYFSDPMSLDMQIGAFVTAIKEAK, encoded by the coding sequence ATGAAAAAGATTTTAACCTATTTTAGTTTGTTTGTAACCCTTATTTTCTTGACAGCTTGCTCGACTGCACAAAACTCAGATAAAGTCGAATTGTCTAGCATGCCAAAGATTGAAGGTATTACCTATCACGGGAATATTCCAAAAAATCCAAAGAAGGTTGTCAATTTTGCCTATTCTTATACAGGCTACCTGTTACAATTAGGAATCGATGTATCAAGTTATAGCTTAGATTTGGAAAAAAATAGTCCTGCCTTTGGTGAACAGCTCAAAAAAGCTGTTCGACTAACTGCTGCGGATACCGAGGCTATTGCTGCACAAAAACCAGATTTAATTCTTGTTTTCTCAGGCAATGAGAACCTGAAGACCTTGAAAGAAATTGCTCCTGTCATTGAAATTACCTATGGAAAGAGTGATTATCTGAAAATGTTGACTGATATAGGTCAAATTTTTGACAAGGAAAAAGAAGCCCAGACTTGGTTGGATCAATGGAATAAAAAGGTAGCCTCTGCCAAGAATGAACTCAGTGGCCTGATTGATCCAAAAACAACCTTTACAGTCATGGATTTCTATGATAAAAATATCTATCTCTATGGCAATAACTTTGGTCGTGGTGGAGAACTCGTTTATAAAGCACTTGGTTTTGCTGCACCTACTAAGGTGCAAGAAGATATTATCAACAAAGATGGTTGGTTTGGCGTGTCGCAAGAAGCCTTACCAAACTATATCGGAGACTATGCTCTTGTCAATGTCAATGATAAGACCAGAGAGGCCGCAGCCTCTCTCAAGGAAAGTGATATTTGGAAGAAACTACCTGCGGTGCAAGCCGGTCATGTCATTGAGATCGATTACAATCTCTTCTACTTCTCAGATCCTATGTCACTTGATATGCAAATAGGGGCGTTTGTTACAGCCATCAAAGAAGCGAAGTAA
- the dltC gene encoding D-alanine--poly(phosphoribitol) ligase subunit DltC — protein sequence MDVKETVLGMIEDLFMEDVSDMMDEDLFDAGVLDSMGTVELIVELENQFNIVVPVSEFGREDWNTANKIIAGVTELMHA from the coding sequence ATGGATGTAAAAGAAACAGTTTTGGGAATGATTGAAGACTTGTTTATGGAAGATGTGTCTGATATGATGGACGAGGATCTGTTTGATGCAGGTGTCTTGGACAGTATGGGAACTGTTGAGTTAATCGTTGAGTTGGAAAATCAATTTAATATCGTTGTCCCTGTTTCAGAATTTGGTCGTGAAGACTGGAATACAGCTAATAAAATTATCGCTGGTGTGACGGAGTTAATGCATGCATAA
- the dltB gene encoding D-alanyl-lipoteichoic acid biosynthesis protein DltB, whose amino-acid sequence MMEFFKALPRLEPYGNPLYFIYLILALAPIFIGLFFKKRFPWYEGLVSLIFIILMFTGSKTEQLLSLFIYILWQTVLVFIYKYYRQRANQGWVFYLVVFLAVLPLSWVKLAPTINQPASLFGFLGISYLTFRSVGMIMEMRDGLLANFSLVSFLRFLLFMPTFSSGPIDRYRRFTEDYEQIPERDELLNMLDKAIHSIMMGFFYKFILAYFIRQVLLDPLKGVALGQGGWFNLPTLGVMYLYGLELFFDFAGYSFFALGISNLMGIRCPINFDHPFKSRDLKEFWNRWHMSLSFWFRDFVFMRLVKTLLKNKIFQNRNTVSNVAYLVNMLLMGLWHGVTWYYVAYGLFHAIGLMINDAWLRKKKSVNLARKKAGQPPLPDNRWTALAGMVITFHAVMFSFLIFSGFLNKLWFK is encoded by the coding sequence ATGATGGAGTTTTTTAAAGCTTTACCACGCTTAGAACCCTATGGAAATCCTTTGTATTTTATTTATCTAATTTTAGCCCTTGCGCCAATTTTTATAGGTCTTTTCTTCAAGAAACGTTTTCCTTGGTATGAGGGGCTAGTCAGTCTGATCTTTATTATCTTGATGTTCACAGGTAGTAAGACAGAACAGTTACTGTCTTTGTTTATCTATATTCTTTGGCAAACGGTTTTAGTTTTTATTTACAAGTATTATCGTCAACGGGCCAATCAAGGTTGGGTCTTCTATCTGGTGGTGTTTCTTGCTGTTCTGCCCTTGTCCTGGGTGAAATTGGCACCGACCATCAATCAGCCTGCCTCACTTTTTGGATTTTTAGGGATTTCTTACCTGACTTTTCGGTCTGTTGGAATGATAATGGAGATGAGGGATGGATTATTAGCAAACTTTAGTTTGGTCAGCTTTCTTCGTTTCCTACTTTTTATGCCGACATTCTCTAGCGGTCCAATTGATCGTTACAGAAGGTTTACAGAAGATTATGAGCAGATTCCTGAGAGAGATGAGTTACTGAATATGCTGGACAAGGCTATTCATTCTATCATGATGGGATTCTTTTATAAGTTTATTCTAGCTTATTTTATTAGACAGGTTTTGCTTGATCCTTTGAAAGGTGTGGCGCTAGGTCAAGGAGGTTGGTTCAATCTGCCGACCCTGGGAGTGATGTATCTTTATGGTCTTGAATTATTCTTTGATTTTGCTGGATATTCCTTCTTTGCACTAGGGATTTCCAACCTTATGGGAATCCGTTGTCCGATCAATTTTGACCATCCCTTTAAATCTCGTGACCTCAAGGAATTTTGGAATCGTTGGCACATGAGTCTGTCTTTCTGGTTTCGTGATTTTGTCTTTATGCGCCTGGTGAAGACCCTGTTGAAGAATAAGATTTTTCAAAATCGAAATACAGTATCCAATGTCGCCTATCTTGTTAATATGCTCTTGATGGGCTTATGGCATGGCGTGACATGGTACTATGTTGCCTATGGTCTTTTTCATGCCATCGGTTTAATGATCAATGACGCTTGGTTACGCAAGAAAAAATCGGTGAATCTAGCAAGGAAAAAAGCAGGACAGCCTCCCCTTCCAGATAATCGTTGGACAGCTTTGGCTGGGATGGTCATTACTTTCCATGCGGTGATGTTCTCCTTCTTAATTTTTTCAGGATTTTTAAATAAATTATGGTTTAAATAA
- a CDS encoding UDP-N-acetylmuramoyl-L-alanyl-D-glutamate--L-lysine ligase gives MIKIERVLDILKTDGNFRHVSYNQEAFKTWKGISFNALSYDSRTVTSDTLFFAKGLSFKKEFLEGAIAAGLTFYVSEIDYEVGIPAILVGDIKQAMSLVAMDFYKNPQNQLKLLAFTGTKGKTTAAYFAFNILKQHHKPAMLSTMNTTLDGVNFFKSTLTTPESLDLFAMMAEAVKNGMSHLIMEVSSQAYLVKRVYGLTFDVGVFLNISPDHIGPIEHPTFEDYFYHKRLLMDNSKAVVVNAGMDHFEVVKDQVSSKDHDVYGPASENEIIQSAGFDFTATGKLAGHYDIQLIGRFNQENAIAAGLACLRLGANLKDIHTGIAQTSVPGRMEVLTQKNGAKVFVDYAHNGDSVKKLIDVVLEHQTGKVILILGAPGNKGESRRKDFGLLLNDYPQVDSILTADDPNREDPAVIAEQIRSYMTRPSSFILDREEAIRFAMTQTVSPQDAVIIAGKGADAYQIVNDKREEYAGDLEIAKKYL, from the coding sequence ATGATTAAAATTGAACGTGTATTGGACATTTTGAAAACAGATGGCAATTTTCGCCATGTTAGCTATAATCAGGAAGCTTTCAAAACATGGAAAGGGATTTCATTTAATGCCCTTAGCTATGACAGTCGAACGGTTACCTCAGATACCCTTTTCTTTGCTAAGGGTTTGTCCTTCAAAAAAGAATTTTTGGAAGGAGCTATTGCGGCTGGTTTAACCTTTTATGTGTCTGAAATTGACTACGAAGTAGGTATTCCTGCAATTCTAGTAGGGGACATCAAGCAGGCAATGAGTCTGGTGGCGATGGACTTCTATAAAAACCCTCAGAACCAGCTCAAACTTTTAGCATTCACTGGTACTAAAGGAAAAACGACCGCAGCTTATTTTGCCTTCAATATCCTCAAACAACATCACAAGCCTGCTATGCTTTCGACCATGAACACCACTCTGGACGGCGTGAACTTTTTCAAATCAACATTGACCACTCCGGAAAGTCTGGATCTCTTTGCCATGATGGCAGAAGCCGTAAAAAATGGCATGTCCCATCTGATTATGGAGGTATCCAGTCAGGCTTATCTCGTGAAGCGAGTCTATGGTCTAACCTTTGATGTCGGGGTCTTTCTCAACATCAGCCCTGACCATATCGGGCCGATTGAGCACCCAACCTTTGAAGATTACTTTTACCATAAGCGGCTTTTAATGGACAATAGTAAAGCAGTCGTTGTAAATGCTGGCATGGATCATTTTGAGGTCGTAAAAGACCAAGTCTCTTCTAAAGACCATGATGTTTATGGACCTGCTTCTGAAAATGAAATCATTCAATCTGCTGGCTTTGACTTCACTGCTACTGGCAAATTAGCAGGCCATTATGATATACAACTCATTGGTAGATTCAACCAAGAAAATGCCATCGCAGCTGGACTAGCTTGCCTACGACTGGGAGCCAATCTCAAAGATATTCACACAGGGATTGCTCAAACAAGTGTACCGGGTCGCATGGAGGTCCTAACTCAGAAAAATGGAGCCAAGGTTTTCGTGGATTATGCCCATAACGGTGATAGTGTGAAGAAATTGATTGATGTCGTCTTAGAACATCAAACAGGCAAAGTCATCTTGATACTAGGTGCACCTGGAAACAAGGGAGAAAGTCGTCGAAAAGATTTTGGGCTCTTGCTCAATGATTATCCACAAGTAGATAGTATATTAACAGCAGACGATCCTAACAGAGAAGATCCCGCAGTTATTGCTGAACAAATTCGTTCTTACATGACACGGCCAAGCAGCTTTATCCTAGATCGCGAAGAAGCTATTCGCTTTGCTATGACTCAAACCGTATCTCCGCAGGATGCAGTTATCATCGCTGGAAAAGGGGCAGATGCCTACCAAATCGTTAACGACAAGCGTGAAGAATATGCTGGTGACTTAGAAATTGCTAAAAAATATTTATAA